Sequence from the Cucumis sativus cultivar 9930 chromosome 1, Cucumber_9930_V3, whole genome shotgun sequence genome:
GTTTGGAAACCATGAATCCAGTGTTGACTATCAGCgacaaatttaagatggtaaGTTGTTAATAAGATACAAGCTTTCACCTAGTGTACTTCAACAGAACCATAATGTGTAGTCACTTGGCATTATTGTGTTTACTATTGTTGTTAAGAATATCTCTTATCTTTTGGTTTGATTCATAGATAAGCTTCAGATGTATTGAAATTTATGCTGatacataatttaaatgatattgatCTTACCTTCTTATCTTTTGGTTTGATTCAAGGCTGTTGTAGTCTATATTTTTGTGAATAACTGGcatttctttcaaactttcatataaatatttgttttaaatctcTTTTGTAGATTGGAGAATATGAAGAAACCATAGGCACATGTCTTACACTGAAGTCATGTTCTCTAATGTAGAGGAAGTCCTTGTGGTTGAAGAAGCTCAGCCAACTGAAACAAATCATTGCACAAGAGAAGAAGTTGAACCAAAACAAGCTACCAAAAAGGAGTTGAAGCCCATTGCCTGTGTACATAAGATCCTTATATTTAACTTGATTCTGTTGTCCCAAAGCTCAATATCTTAGTGCATTAAAGGGACTAGTGttttcatatatgtatatattgagCTGTAAGTTTATGTATATGTAGATGCAATGGGACAGATAAGCTAAGAATTTAGATGAGTTGTCGGTAGTCATCCAAGAAGAACAAATATAGAGAATCATGAAGTttgtaaaacaaaacaacctTGAATGTTTGGTTTGTATTGTGAATTATCTATGCCTCTTTCTCCTTTCTAGttttaatgattttcttttttattccaattttaatattacattCTAGATGTCACAAAAATCTTCCGAACAACGTTGTGTCAATGAAGTTGAAATTGATGGGTTAAGAATTGAGGGACCATGGTTAGACAAGAAAACGTAGCCAATCTTAgaacatatatttgtttgatgtttaattgaattagatgTGAGTTGACATATTTTTAACGTAAGAcattattaagaaaacaagaaacagtTATTAAACACACGTTTctatttctgtttcttttttccaaatacATGGACAAAAACAATGATTATCAAATACATCCATGTTCTTAAGAGGGAATAAGAAACGGAAACATGGAATAAAATTGTTGCCAAACGAGCCCTTAAGTACCACATTGGACATACCATTCTAACCAATGTGGAATAAAGTCATACCTTACTACCTTGGTTTGTAATAGAATGATTAAGCTTGATCTCGAGTAAAACTGTAAACATTGTAGGTGGAGATTTATGCTGACTATGATATTAAGATACTCTTATGTTTTAGAGCTTTTGGCTCATTTTGTTCGTAACCataataaatgttttcttttagttagaatcttcttgttcttatttaataatttgctTCCCCTTTACCCTCCAAAACTATTGCAGGTGGAGCTTTATGCTGATGATGATACAAAGATGCAGCTTCCTTTTCTTCGTAGCAAACATTATACAGTTGAGAAGGTTTGAATGTTCAAATTACCTATTGCTGTTTCTAGTGGTTAGTCTACATCTGTTTATGACTTTGTGAACATAATCGCAATGCATATGATATTGGCATTAATAAAAGTCTTTTGAGGGAGCAAGTTTTTATTCTTGGAAGAATGGGAAATGCAAAACACTGCCCTTGCTGTCATCGTTGATAAATTAGGAGATATAGAAGAGGTACTTGCATTATCTTTTGACTGAAGGCAGTTTGGGTTCCAGATAGCACGCAAATTTGCATTTGAGTTCTCTTTTCGCTTTTGAGTTGTGGTTATGAACTAGTTATAAAATCTTGTTGTCATCATGGACAGGCAGTAGAGTCGTTTGTTAGCATGCAACATGATGATGAGCTCTGGGAAGAACTGATAAGGCTGTCTTCACAAGGCTGAAATGGTATCAATAAATGCTCTTCTCTCTTGTTGTCTAATTTCCCATACactgatttattttaaagagtttGTCCTCAGGTTGGCATGTTATTGGAGCACACAATTGGCGATCTAAATCCTCTTTATATTGCCAACATAGTTCCTGATGGTTTAGAAATACCTTGCTTTGtttcactttctcaaatattTAGGGATTTTTTCAACCTCAAACTGTGAAACAAGCTAAATATTTACTTTCAAACAAGTTTAAAGTTaagtgatattttgtttagaaCAAATTTAGCATTTGataatatttcaaagttttaaagaaggttaataatattctttcatattagaatcaaaattattaaaatttaaatgaccCAAACTTGTAGTCtaagtaaaatatataaagttttagaagcgtaaaaagtataaataaatatgtaaatttaattagggacacttgcaaaaataacaaaaaaatttatgataataagactcatgtcactatattttttaaattgcaaaaataacaaatttaaaagtcgataatcATCTGATAGCACTCTGATAACTCTTTGATAGCTATCAGATACTTATATAATAATCTTAAgatatcactaattatttgttatatttgcaatatgcaaaaaaaaaaaagtgtcataagttgtttttttaaatgtttttgtcatctaaACATTCTTAGTCTCATTTACACATTTTACCTTTACAAGATAGTCAAACGTGACCTCATGCTCATCAAGCGGTCATAAATTGCCATTAACCCAATATTCACATTacatatcataaattaaattatttgatagtaaaaacaattttttcatcactcattaattttttttatgtaaaaaagaaaatattattatttgagttatttttttagtatggATGTTTGTTGACTCTTCCTCTGTCGAATTCTGACATCAATTGCCAGCTAATGTAGTGAAAAACCCAatttgaagataaatttattaaatgaacaTCCTAATTAACTAGATTTGATAAAGtcaattgaagaaaaacatgtatttcatatatagtatatatgtatgcCAAAATAGAGTagtaaaaaaccaaaattataataatctcaacctcaaacacatattataaaaagataGACTATAATAGTTTGCCTACAAACTATAATTTTCTACACTCTAAATGCAGATACTATAATCACAGACTGTTATAATATCTAGACATTTATAACTCACCTCTCACCTCAAACACgctttagttttaaattttttgatttgtatgtcttttgtttttaatttttttgttttcatgtcTTTTGTCTTTCTATTGAAAGTGACAGATATCCctttaaaatgtataattagTTGGAAGATTTTGGTTGATGGGTTGtacccatttttattttcatacaaAGCATTTTAGGTTTGTAGCCAAGTTGTGTTGGGTTTGCTGATTTGTTGATTAGAAGGTGATTGACatttgtatatttcttttttcaacttcaGTTATGAGATTTGTAACCTCTTATAGTCTCAATAATATTCATGAATCATATCTGTGACAAAGAGTGCATCCaatctctctttatttttatggTGAAAAtgcaaatttgaaatctatgatttagaaaaaagttagaattgaGTCTTTACAGTGCAGTGATAAAGCTTTGATAGATACTTTGCAAAGCTTAAGGAAGCTGGTTTTGCCCCTACCTATGATGTATATAGGAGTATGATCACCTTTTATTTAGTTTCAGGTAGATTAGTCAAAAGTAAGGAAATTTATAAGGAAGCAGACAATACTGGATTTATCACCTGTGGTAAaagacttttgtttttttattatcgaATTGCACCATTGATTTGCGTATCATTTAGTAGGTGAGTTGTTTTCTATGTATTGGAATATCATTTCATCTGCACTAAATAGATTGATAATGAACATTCTTTGTTTCCTCTCGTCTACCATGTTCATATTGATTGCTCGATGGGCAGCAGAACGCCATGTGCATGTGGTTGTGTATGGCAGTCTGGGTGCTTGTGTGtttcaataaagaaaatttactgCCTGCTCTTTCCATTTAACCTTTGAATCATTGCATCTAATCTACGGATTTCAATAGTATATCTTAAAACGTACTTGCTTTTTTGCTTTagaatatatacatatgattCACATGTCTTATGgacttcttttttgtttgtttgtttgtttttttccttttgaaaaaaagaggCATCAAGCTCAAATGCATCACGCCATAAAACCCTTATTTAACCAATACATACTGATAGCCAATCTGGTGCAACCCAGCAAGAGGAAACACGACAAGAAACATCAAATATGGCCAATAAATGGGCCGCCACACTTTTATTTGTTCTGGGCAATTAAATAAAGGGAAAGCATCCACATAAATAACTCCGTAAGCAGATAAGTAGAAGGTGAAAGAATGTCGACATTGTAGAAACTCAACGAAAATTTTGACATATACTGACCAACAATTCTTatgattatatattgttaGTTCCACTATTCAATGAAGTAACTCAATGCTTTTTCCTTCCAAGTACCTGTTTCTAGGTAAGTCTCATAAAAGTGTACCATTCCTGTTTTAGTTATAGTCAATACAGATGTGCTTCTGGTACCAAAACATCCCTGTGTgttgaaaatgattaaaaactAAGTCAAAATTTCAGCTgtgaatgaaaacaaattgtCTGCTTACCAGAGGTGTCTGAAATTGGACAAAGACAGAGCTTGTATTGTACTCCCAGTCAGGGGAGGATATACGAGGAAGTTTGCTTTCATCAGCTTTAACATGATCCCTCATTAATCTCTCAACCATCTCTTTCTCAGGTATTTCACCTTCAGCATATATACAAAGCTGTTCATTAAATTTTAGCCTCAAGCGCTGCACCTGCATGTAAGTCAAAGCCTTCAGTCTCTCACTATTcgatttttcttcactttttgtttcttccagGTTAGTTTGCCTTTTCATATGTgcgtctatatatatatatatgcatatgcgtatatatgtatatatgcacatgcacacacgcgcgcacacacacatatgcATGCCTTGAATAATGTTAAGATTAGGAGTTACAAACCTTATGCCAAGCGGTATCAAGTTCTGCATTAGATAACACATGTAAACCAGGAGGTACCTCCTGAATGAGAATATGATCCCCTTTTGTTCTGTTGGAGATATAAATCATGGTTTTAGTACTTATGTCAGCTACTATTAGGTTAAATCCATTATATTGATACGCTTCTGCCTTTATCTCCTCTGCAAATTCCTTTGGACTCTTTGTGCTCTGTTATTTCACTATTCTCTTGTTAAAAATGGATAATAACTGTAAATGGATTCAATTAGAAGATCTTTAGAAAGATCATAGATTCCAGAGTTGAACATGCTTCAACAGCAAGCTGTTTGCAAACGCTTTTGTAGAAGTTCtataaaaagtgtttttttaacaaaaagtatttcaacattttgcagttgttttgtttttgtatttgaaaattttaaattacaagaAAAACATTGAGTGAGATAAGTTTGAAATAGAAGAATGAGATGAACTATATGCGTATAATGAGAGGTGGGTGTGTGTTGATGAGAGATTAGGAAGCAAAGGTATGTAGAGAAAATTGATAAGTTCGTAAGAGCAAATTCCTTCTTAGAAAAGTTAGTAGATAGTATGTGCAGAAAATAATACGAAAAAGAAAGCatgataaaaattaagaaattaaggaTGGAAgtgtgaaaataaaattagctCAATAGTTAAAACATCTCTAATTCCTCATCATGCATTGAAAGCCCTTCCAatgatatatcatataaagACATGATGATGCTATATAACCTGCagaaagagaagaggaagGTGTCCACGGCTTTTAGCGTCAGGGATTTCATGAGGTTCCAACACATTAGTAACAAATGCAACCTTGCCTTTCCTTGAACAACCTAACCAAGTTCCGCCCCCAACCTCGTCTCTCCCTCCTGCTATCTCATTGTCCTCCCACCATGACATTGGTTTCGTAGGCCTGTAAGTATAATCTCATATGGTCGTCATGCATAATCTCTATTGCATTTAAGGGGGGAAGGAGGAAGGGTGCagagaaatataaatttatttgccTGTTGTGATATTCATCTCTGTTCTGGAAGAGAATGAGAGAGTATAGTGAATGAGACTGCCAAACAAATGCTGCAATACACATAGTTCCTGCTAAGAAAGTAAGAATCAGAAGATGGAAAAGTTGGAAACTTTGCACTTATGGTTTATGGGAGGAACAAAACAACGTACTACTCTATGTTTGAAAGAatgatatgatttttgttCTATGTACCAAAAATTGAGGTGTTGATTGTGAGCACACCAATTGTTGAGTTATCAGCTGCGGTGAAGGAAGCTTGTTTAAAATCAGGGAAGGTCACTGCTTTTGACTTCAGAATAATCAGTGGGCGGAATTATGTATTTTCAAGTGGCATATGACAGAGTAAGCTAGTTTTGACACGCaactagaaattaaaaatgcatttttcaattgaattgaacttttttgttttttttcaattgaattaAACTAGAGAAGCTACTATGCATTCTTTAAATCTTCTTTGTCTCCATTTCATCCACTTTTCTTCTTGATTAACAACAGATACgacacaattttatttttcaattagaaGAAAAACGTCATAAACACCATTATTAAGTAAATGAGATTTTTctaaagaacaagaaaaaaaacctatgGTTTCTCTTTGGCGCCACCGACATGAGCAATCcgaagttttttctttcttagagATGGTGAATCGGTGGTAGAGGGGCTCGAATTTGATTGGTAAATACGATTTAGAGGATGAGGTTTTGATAAGTAAATTGGAATTTGCAGAAGTTTCTGAAGAGGAAgggaaagagaagagagagatgtACGATAACAGGAGGGAATGCAAAGTGGAGTGGTATGGATTACAAAATCAGGCCCAGTGTGGAGTGCGGAGCGCCCCACTACACCTGCCCTTCCCATTCCATTACAACGCACGACTCTCAAGgtttaccaaaatttaatttaaattggtGAAATAGCAAAATcctatgaaatgaaaaaaacgaTGATTACATGCGTAGTTGATTGAAGATACTATcctcttaaataaaattattcaaaaatcCCAAATACCTCTCATAATTCACTCAATctccaaaaaataattattacacttctttcttaattttttcctacacaaacattaaaatcaattaaaaccCATGAAAACCCAAATTTCCTCCTAAACTCCAATTTCATCTCCATCAAAACTCCATTTTCATAATAGAATTTCGGCAGCGGTCACTTCAAAACGTGAAAGAGCCTACCTTCAGATAGTAAGCATGAAAGGCTTCAAAACGTTCAAAATCTTCTTGAAAACGTTCCGCGAAATAGCTTACGCGTAAGAGGCTCACTGAAAAAGCATCTTTAAAACCTTCAAACCACTACAAGAATTTGGGGCGTTATCTGTGATGTCGTCAATGCCGACGGTTGACTGATGTTGACAGTGGTGTACGCCCAACGTCTCATCTGTGTGTCGAGCGTAGTGTTCCCCTAACACCACATCGAGAGAAGTTTTTTCCCGACGTCATGGGGAAACCATGGTTCCCAagatagtttttaattattttattttattattattttgttgtcgTGAGATATCCTTTTGGGTTCCACCgatcaaaaattaaaaaatatatacccCAAGCGTTCACGGTCCTCTATGTGCCCGACTCATTTTCTCAGTCATCTTCctcatctcttccattttttgaGCACgttcttccattttttaagCACTCTCTTCCATTTGTCCGTCACGCTCCTCTGACCTTATTTGTTGTTCTTCAGTTATGTTCGCTAACATCTATGGAGTGCATCTCTTGGTCAtaggaagaggaagaattgTAAGCAATACTCTTTCGAGACTTAAGCTTGAGGCCCCAACCAAGATCGTCTTTTGAGTAGCCTGATCACCTACCCAAAATGGTCTTGCATATCTCATCTTCAAAGAGTGGttgaaaactttttgaaaTGGGTTGGGATTGGAATTCCAACATTTGATTATGCACCATAAAAGTTTTAAGTTGTGagatgataattaaaaagaggt
This genomic interval carries:
- the LOC101220032 gene encoding transport and Golgi organization 2 homolog, producing the protein MCIAAFVWQSHSLYSLILFQNRDEYHNRPTKPMSWWEDNEIAGGRDEVGGGTWLGCSRKGKVAFVTNVLEPHEIPDAKSRGHLPLLFLQSTKSPKEFAEEIKAEAYQYNGFNLIVADISTKTMIYISNRTKGDHILIQEVPPGLHVLSNAELDTAWHKVQRLRLKFNEQLCIYAEGEIPEKEMVERLMRDHVKADESKLPRISSPDWEYNTSSVFVQFQTPLGCFGTRSTSVLTITKTGMVHFYETYLETGTWKEKALSYFIE